A window of Staphylococcus lloydii genomic DNA:
GTCGTCGGCAGGCAATATTGTCTTTCAAAATTTAGCTGTCATATTTGCAGTAGGTGTTGCTATTGGATTAGCGAAAAGTGATAAGGGGACTGCTGGGTTGGCAGCGATGTTAGGTTTTCTAATCATGAATGCATCAATGAATGGTTTGTTAAATATATCTGACACGCTAGCTAAGAGTAACTTGCCAGAACATGGTCAAAGTATGGTCTTAGGTATCCAAACAGTCGAGACAGGGGTCTTTGGTGGTATTATTACCGGCGTGATGACAGCTGGTCTTCATAATAAATTTCATAAAATTGAGTTGCCACCGTACCTTGGGTTCTTTGGTGGTTCGAGATTTGTGCCAATTGTCACTGCTGTTGCTTCTATAATACTAGGTATAGTGATGTTCTTTATTTGGCCTACTGTCCAACATTGGATTTTTAATGTAGGTGGGTTAGTTAATAAAACTGGTGTTATTGGGACATTTTTCTTTGGTTTTATTTTACGTTTGTTAGGTCCATTTGGTTTACATCATATTTTTTATCTGCCATTTTGGCAAACCGCACTTGGTGGCAGTATGGAAGTTAAAGGTCATCTAGTACAAGGAACACAAAATATTTTCTTTGCACAACTTGGCGATAGTCACGTGACAAAATTTTATTCAGGTGTTTCTCGATATATGTCAGGTCGCTTTATTACGATGATGTTTGGGTTATGTGGTGCTGCATTGGCCATTTACCATACTGCTAAACCAGAACATAAAAAAGTAGTTGGTGGACTTATGTTATCAGGTGCACTTACTTCATTTTTAACTGGTATTACCGAACCACTAGAATTCAGTTTCTTATTTGTTGCACCAGTATTGTATATTGTACATGCATTATTAGATGGTCTAGCTTTTATGATGGCCGACATTTTTAATATTACGATTGGGCAAACATTTAGTGGAGGTTTTATTGATTTCCTTTTATTTGGAGTTTTACAAGGCAATAGTAAAACAAACTATTTATTAGTAATACCTATAGGCATAGTTTGGTTTATACTCTATTATGTGATTTTTAGAACGTTGATTGTGAAGTTGAATTTGAAAACACCGGGTAGAGAAGATAAATCTGCAGTACAACAAGTTGATACTACAGGCCGTGCAAAAACGATTGTAGAAGGTTTAGGCGGAAAAGAAAATATTGAAGTTGTTGATTGTTGTGCGACACGGTTGAGAGTTACATTAAAAAGTAATGATGCCGTTGATAAAGAAAAACTTAAAGCAACTGATGCAAGAGGCGTAGTACAAAAAGGGAATGGTGTACAGGTTATATATGGGCCTCATGTAACAGTTATCAAAAATGAAGTCGAAGAATTATTAGAGCAAGATAATCAATAATAAACATAAAAAAGTATAATATAGGTAATGTATTAGACATGAAGTTATATAAAATGGGTGGTATAAATATGAAAGTTATTAATTTGAAAGAAAAGCAATTAGCAAGTGAACATGTAGCTACAGAAATTGTAAAATTAATTATTTCAAAACCCAATACGGTATTAGGTTTAGCTACGGGTGGAACAATGACTGATGTATATGAATATTTGGTAGAGTTAATTAATGCCAATAACTTAGATATGAGTGATGTTGTAACGTTTAATTTAGATGAATATGTAGGCTTAAGTCCGGAAGATAAGCAAAGTTATCATGAATATATGCAAGAACGTCTGTTTAAATACAATAATACTTGGAATGACAACAATATTCACATACCTAGTGGGGTAGGTCCTGATTTAGAAGTTGAAGCATATAATTATGAGCAACAGATTGGGCAATGTGGACCCATAGATTTACAATTACTAGGGATTGGGGAAAACGGTCATATAGGATTTAATGAACCAGGTACTTCTTTTAATAGTCGTACACGCGTAGTTAATTTAACGCCTTCTACTATTCAAGCCAACAGTGTAAACTTTGATAACGTTGATGATGTACCAGTGCAAGCAGTATCAATGGGATTATCATCTATTATGGGGGCAAATCATATTATATTATTAGCCTTTGGCGATAAGAAAATAGACGCTGTTAAACGCTTATTACAAGGCGATGTATCAACTGATTTACCTGCATCTATATTACATCAGCACCAAAATGTAGATATTTATGTAGATGATGTAATTTTTAATAAGCTTAAAGAGGATAATGAACTGTAAGTAGTGACTTTATAACAAAAGAGACGAGGCATCAATTGATGTCTCGTCTCTTTTATATTTCAAAATCAAAGTAATTTTGCTATTGCTCCGATAAGCGCCGCGTTATTTAATGATAAAGTGGTTTGAATTTGGGCATGACCATAATGATGTGGTAAAAAGAATTCTAATTTTGGAACAATGTAGTTTAATAGATTTTCGCCTTGTGCCGATATAGCACCGCCAATAAGAATAACATCAGGATCATAAATGATTTGTATTTGCGCAATACCCTCAGCCAAATAGGTGCTCCATTCATTTAATATATCATTAGCCAACGCATCCCCTTTTTTAGCATCTTTAAAAAGTTGTTTAACATTTGATTCATAACGATAATTTTTAGTTTTCATAAGTTGTTTGAGGCCAGAAGTGGAAGCTCGAGTTTCGAATGTCGTTTCGCTATGGCTATCGTAAAGTAAATAACCAATTTGGTTAGCTCGATGCCTTGCGCCTGTGTGAATCCCCAAAGTACGATTATAAAACGCACCGCCAATACCAGTACCGATAGTTAAGCAAAAAATATTATCTTGACGATAGTTATGGTAAGTTAGCTCTCCAAGTAACGCCGCGTTTACATCGTTCAGAACGGCAATATTTGAATATAACGGAGCTAAATAATCTTTAAAATTTGTCCCTTTATAATTAGGTATTGTCGGACCACTATACACAACAGTTCCTGCTTCATCATCAATGACACCAGCACTTGAAATACCTAAATCTAAATTATTGATGGCGTATTTGTCTTTATAAGATTTAGCAATGCGATAAACTTCGTCGATGATCAAGTCTGTCTCATTGTTAGGTGTTGGAACGCTATTACTTTCGACAAATGATAAATCGTCAGCGTTGATAACTGCCGAATTGATATTTGTGCCACCGATATCAATTGCTACTTTATAATTACTCATTTTGCTCCTCCTCAAAGATGATTTTATTTTAAAATGAAAAATATTTTCATTAACTTAACGTATGTTTGATTAATATTTTCAAAAATCTATTGATAACTTAAATGTTAGCGTTTACAATTCAAGCTGTAAAGTAAAAATTTTAACGAGCTATTTAATGAATGGCTATGTTACAACATTATGAAAACGGAGGGTTTTTATTATGCGTGAAGAAATGAAAGGTTTATATGCAGCATTATTAGTTCCTTATGATGAACAAGGTCAAGTTAAAGAAAAGGCTTTAAAAGAATTTGCATTAAATGCTATTGATAATGAAGGATTAGACGGCTTGTACGTTAATGGAAGTTCAGGGGAAAACTTTTTAATTAATACAGCTCAGAAAAAGCAAATCTTCAAAATTGTTAAAGAAGCGGTTGGGGAAAAAGCACAACTTATCGCGCAAGTAGGTTCTTTAGATTTAAATGAAGCAATTGAGTTAGGGAAATATGTTACAGAATTAGGCTACGACGCTATTTCTGCCGTAACACCTTTCTATTACCCTTTCTCATTCGAAGAAATTAAAGATTACTATTTTGAACTTATTAAAGAAACTCAAAACGACTTAATTATTTATGCAATTCCAGGATTAACTGGAGTGGATATTTCAATGGAACAATTCGAAGAATTATTCTCAAACGAGAGAGTTATTGGTGTTAAATATACAGCACCTGATTTCTTCTTGCTTGAAAGAATACGTAAAAATTTCCCGGATAAATTAATCCTTTCTGGTTTCGATGAAATGTTAGTACAAGCAGCTGTTTCGGGCGTTGATGGTGCTATCGGTTCTACTTATAACGTTAATGGTAAACGTGCGCGAGCAATTTTTGAAAATGCTCAACAAGGACACATCGAAAAAGCCTATGAATTACAACACGAAACAAACAACATTATTGAACCTGTATTAGAGATGGGGCTCCATGGTTCATTAAAAGAAATACTAGCTTCTAGAGGATTAGAAAGTGGCTTACCAAAACGTCCGTTTAAGCCATTTAATGAAGATAATAGACAAAAACTAGAAAAATTAATTAAACAGTATAACTTATAGTTTGTAACAAAGGGGATGGGTTATTATGCAACAAGTAGGATTTGGCGCATGGAATTGGGTCGCGTTATTTATCTATCTTATTGTCATGTTATTAGTTGGTGCTTATTTTACTAAACGTGCAGGTAAAGATACCGATAGTTTCTTTACTGCAAGTGGTAGATTACCATCTTGGGCCGTAGGTTTTTCTATTTACGCAACAACGTTAAGTGCCATTACTTATATGTCTACGCCAGAAAAGGCGTTTTTAACAGATTGGTCTTATATTGCAGGGAATGTAGCTATTATTGCTATTATTCCATTATTAATTTATTTTTATGTACCATTCTTCAAAAAACTTAAAATCACTTCTGCTTATGAATATTTAGAAGCACGTTTTGGACCAAGTATACGTGTTATCGGTTCATTATTATTTGTGCTTTTCCATTTAGGTCGTATAGCTATCGTTATATATTTACCAACTTTAGCTATTACTTCAGTATCTGATATGAATCCATATGTTGTAGTCACATTAGTAGGATTACTATGTATCGTTTATACTTTTCTTGGTGGTTTCGAAGGGGTCGTATGGAGTGACTTTATACAAGGCGTTATTTTATTAGGCGGAGCGATTTTAATTATTATTCTAGGTGTTTTCTACATGCCTGGTGGTTTCCATACATTGGCTCACGATGCAATCGAACACAAGAAAGTTATTAGTGCCGATAACTGGAAAATTAACAGTGCTGCAGCAGCAATACCTGTTATCTTTATTGGGAATATTTTCAACAATTTACACCAATATACGGCGAGTCAAGATGTTGTACAACGTTATCAAGCATCATCTTCATTAAAAGAAACAATAAAATCATTATGGACAAACGGGGTATTAGTAATTATCTCTGCACCTATTTTCTATGGTATGGGAACGATGTTGTACTCTTTCTATCGTCATGCTGATAGTCTACCGAAAGGTTTTAACACTTCATCAATCGTACCGTACTTTATATTGACAGAAATGCCTCCGTTTGTAGGCGGCATTTTAATTGCAGCTATATTTGCAGCTGCTCAATCTACAATTTCATCAAGTTTGAATTCAATTTCAGCTTGTATATCTGTTGATATTAAACATAGATTCTTTAGTAAAAGAAGTGACAAATCAGAAGTTAAATTTGCTAGATGGGTCATAATCATTGCGGGGATTTTTGGTTATGTGATGTCACTTTACTTAATCGCATCAAATTCTAATGATTTATGGGATCTATTCTTATTAATTACTGGACTTTTTGGTGTACCGTTAGCGGGTGTGTTTGCCGTAGGTATCTTTACGAAGCGTGCAAACAGTTTTGGAATTATCGTTGGTTTAATTTTAGGTGCGATAGTCGCATATATAATGAATAAATTTGGTGGGGATAATTCTCCATTTATCGTGTCGATATTATCATTTGTTATCGCATTTGGTGCTTCATACTTTGCTAGTTTCTTGGCACCAAAATATAATAAAGATATTACGGGACTTACAATTTATGAGAAAAATAAACCTTCAACATATATTGCTAAAGTTAAAAATGCGGATTCAAATACTTAAGTTAACATTTTCAAGCAAACTATTATGAAAAAATGGTGTGGTTATGTAATATAGGTTGGTATTAATTAACATAGAGAGGAAGAAATTAATGTCAACATTGGTCATCATAACTCATCCAGATATTGATAATTCAACAGTAAAC
This region includes:
- the ptsG gene encoding glucose-specific PTS transporter subunit IIBC, with amino-acid sequence MKNIFEKAQQFGKSFMLPIAILPAAGLLLGIGGALSNPNTIKAYPILDIGLLQNIFTLMSSAGNIVFQNLAVIFAVGVAIGLAKSDKGTAGLAAMLGFLIMNASMNGLLNISDTLAKSNLPEHGQSMVLGIQTVETGVFGGIITGVMTAGLHNKFHKIELPPYLGFFGGSRFVPIVTAVASIILGIVMFFIWPTVQHWIFNVGGLVNKTGVIGTFFFGFILRLLGPFGLHHIFYLPFWQTALGGSMEVKGHLVQGTQNIFFAQLGDSHVTKFYSGVSRYMSGRFITMMFGLCGAALAIYHTAKPEHKKVVGGLMLSGALTSFLTGITEPLEFSFLFVAPVLYIVHALLDGLAFMMADIFNITIGQTFSGGFIDFLLFGVLQGNSKTNYLLVIPIGIVWFILYYVIFRTLIVKLNLKTPGREDKSAVQQVDTTGRAKTIVEGLGGKENIEVVDCCATRLRVTLKSNDAVDKEKLKATDARGVVQKGNGVQVIYGPHVTVIKNEVEELLEQDNQ
- the nagB gene encoding glucosamine-6-phosphate deaminase encodes the protein MKVINLKEKQLASEHVATEIVKLIISKPNTVLGLATGGTMTDVYEYLVELINANNLDMSDVVTFNLDEYVGLSPEDKQSYHEYMQERLFKYNNTWNDNNIHIPSGVGPDLEVEAYNYEQQIGQCGPIDLQLLGIGENGHIGFNEPGTSFNSRTRVVNLTPSTIQANSVNFDNVDDVPVQAVSMGLSSIMGANHIILLAFGDKKIDAVKRLLQGDVSTDLPASILHQHQNVDIYVDDVIFNKLKEDNEL
- a CDS encoding ROK family protein → MSNYKVAIDIGGTNINSAVINADDLSFVESNSVPTPNNETDLIIDEVYRIAKSYKDKYAINNLDLGISSAGVIDDEAGTVVYSGPTIPNYKGTNFKDYLAPLYSNIAVLNDVNAALLGELTYHNYRQDNIFCLTIGTGIGGAFYNRTLGIHTGARHRANQIGYLLYDSHSETTFETRASTSGLKQLMKTKNYRYESNVKQLFKDAKKGDALANDILNEWSTYLAEGIAQIQIIYDPDVILIGGAISAQGENLLNYIVPKLEFFLPHHYGHAQIQTTLSLNNAALIGAIAKLL
- a CDS encoding N-acetylneuraminate lyase; its protein translation is MREEMKGLYAALLVPYDEQGQVKEKALKEFALNAIDNEGLDGLYVNGSSGENFLINTAQKKQIFKIVKEAVGEKAQLIAQVGSLDLNEAIELGKYVTELGYDAISAVTPFYYPFSFEEIKDYYFELIKETQNDLIIYAIPGLTGVDISMEQFEELFSNERVIGVKYTAPDFFLLERIRKNFPDKLILSGFDEMLVQAAVSGVDGAIGSTYNVNGKRARAIFENAQQGHIEKAYELQHETNNIIEPVLEMGLHGSLKEILASRGLESGLPKRPFKPFNEDNRQKLEKLIKQYNL
- a CDS encoding sodium:solute symporter, whose protein sequence is MQQVGFGAWNWVALFIYLIVMLLVGAYFTKRAGKDTDSFFTASGRLPSWAVGFSIYATTLSAITYMSTPEKAFLTDWSYIAGNVAIIAIIPLLIYFYVPFFKKLKITSAYEYLEARFGPSIRVIGSLLFVLFHLGRIAIVIYLPTLAITSVSDMNPYVVVTLVGLLCIVYTFLGGFEGVVWSDFIQGVILLGGAILIIILGVFYMPGGFHTLAHDAIEHKKVISADNWKINSAAAAIPVIFIGNIFNNLHQYTASQDVVQRYQASSSLKETIKSLWTNGVLVIISAPIFYGMGTMLYSFYRHADSLPKGFNTSSIVPYFILTEMPPFVGGILIAAIFAAAQSTISSSLNSISACISVDIKHRFFSKRSDKSEVKFARWVIIIAGIFGYVMSLYLIASNSNDLWDLFLLITGLFGVPLAGVFAVGIFTKRANSFGIIVGLILGAIVAYIMNKFGGDNSPFIVSILSFVIAFGASYFASFLAPKYNKDITGLTIYEKNKPSTYIAKVKNADSNT